One Aegilops tauschii subsp. strangulata cultivar AL8/78 chromosome 7, Aet v6.0, whole genome shotgun sequence genomic window carries:
- the LOC109758272 gene encoding LOW QUALITY PROTEIN: uncharacterized protein (The sequence of the model RefSeq protein was modified relative to this genomic sequence to represent the inferred CDS: inserted 4 bases in 4 codons) has translation MAAQPPSSGAPAAAGNTKRTPKRKPKTKPAAPSALNPNWAQLQSKLPASTFLGKRKRPAPSPPPAPSPNPDAAELSFKLEPTSDDTSLTKALALDCEMVGVGAGGSKSALARATLVNSFGNVVYDEYVRPXERIVDYRXHISGIRPKHMIKAKDFSIVQKDIAELITGRVLVGHALHHDLKVLLLGHPKKDIRDTSEYEVFRREGKRRSLKDLAAQELCVKIQQQEHCPLEIARAAMFIYKKHRKXWEKNKKEQFRFKNKQKKRGNKKSAEXNEKDPNVPIVLL, from the exons ATGGCGGCTCAGCCGCCGTCTTCCGGAGCGCCGGCGGCAGCCGGAAACACCAAGCGCACCCCGAAGCGGAAGCCCAAGACAAAACCAGCCGCCCCCTCCGCCCTAAACCCTAACTGGGCCCAGCTCCAGTCCAAGCTCCCTGCCTCCACGTTCCTCGGCAAGCGCAAGCGCCCCGCCCCTTCTCCGCCCCCTGCGCCGTCTCCTAACCCGGATGCGGCGGAACTGAGTTTCAAGCTTGAGCCGACCTCTGACGACACCAG CTTGACGAAGGCGTTGGCGCTGGATTGCGAGATGGTCGGGGTTGGGGCTGGTGGCAGCAAGAGCGCCCTCGCCAGGGCCACCTTG GTTAATTCCTTCGGCAACGTTGTATATGATGAATATGTGCGAC ATGAGCGAATTGTGGACTACC ACCATATTAGTGGGATTAGACCTAAGCACATGATAAA AGCCAAAGATTTCTCGATAGTTCAGAAGGACATAGCTGAGCTTATCACAGGAAGGGTTCTTGTTGGACATGCCTTACACCATGATCTTAAG GTCCTGCTACTAGGCCATCCAAAGAAGGACATACGCGACACCTCAGAATATGAGGTTTTTCGACG GGAGGGCAAGCGGAGATCGTTGAAAGATCTTGCTGCTCAAGAACTTTGTGTTAAGATACAACAGCAGGAGCACTGCCCG CTTGA GATTGCTCGCGCAGCAATGTTCATTTACAAGAAGCACAGAA GTTGGGAGAAGAACAAGAAAGAGCAATTCAGGTTCAAGAACAAGCAGAAGAAGCGAGGTAATAAGAAATCTGCCG GCAATGAGAAGGACCCCAATGTCCCAATAGTTCTACTGTAG
- the LOC109758261 gene encoding BTB/POZ domain-containing protein At1g30440, translating into MACLKLGSRADVFRKQGQDWYCTTGLPSDITVVVGEQSFHLHKFPLLSKSGLLERLIREKIEKGEDSCAIDLSDIPGGAKAFELAARFCYGVKFELTSSNVVHLRCASEYLEMTEEIAEGNLIAQTENFLTQTVLKSWKDSIKALHTCDDVIDLAEKLQVVKKCIDSVATKSSTDPDVFGWPVAQYGGPTQSPGGSFLWNGISTGARPRNCSSDWWYDDVSCLSLPLYKKVISAMEYRGVNQDIIVGSLNHYAKRRLPGLNRRKSISDVSNCLSVSTLTAMPSEEEQRYLLEEIDRLLPFQRGVTSCKLLFGLLRTAIFLKASSSCMSNLERRIGLQLDKATLEDLLITNMSESIEMLYDVDCVHRILDHFLAMDQETGGASPGIGEDGHLLASPSLLPITMVAKLIDGYLAEVAPDANLKLPKFRSLAAAIPDYARPIDDGLYRAVDIYLKAHPHLSESEKEELCRVMDCQKLSLEACTHAAQNERLPLRVIVQVLFFEQLQLRSSIAECLMISENLEGGSRQLGMPTSSEQHRGGGGWPLAARENQALREGMDGMKQRVAELEKECSTMREEIARLGRSRSTGKSRLFSLGAKPQICSTAKDAAPAKAATSSDDDKLAVVKADATPRLKLSRHKKNLSIEA; encoded by the exons ATGGCCTGCCTCAAGCTGGGATCAAGGGCTGATGTGTTCAGGAAGCAGGGTCAAGACTG GTATTGCACTACTGGCCTTCCCAGTGATATAACTGTGGTGGTTGGGGAACAATCTTTTCATCTCCACAAG TTTCCTCTATTATCGAAGAGTGGCCTTCTGGAACGTCTCATCAGAGAGAAAATTGAGAAGGGAGAAGATAGCTGTGCCATTGATCTATCTGATATTCCTGGGGGAGCAAAGGCTTTTGAACTAGCTGCTAGGTTCTGCTATGGTGTGAAGTTTGAATTGACTTCCTCCAATGTTGTGCACCTTCGCTGCGCTTCTGAGTATCTTGAGATGACTGAAGAGATCGCCGAGGGAAATTTGATTGCGCAGACAGAGAACTTCCTTACCCAGACAGTTCTCAAAAGCTGGAAAGATTCAATCAAGGCACTTCATACTTGCGATGACGTcattgatcttgctgaaaaattgCAAGTTGTGAAGAAGTGCATAGACTCAGTTGCAACTAAATCAAGCACTGATCCCGATGTATTTGGCTGGCCTGTCGCCCAGTATGGTGGTCCCACACAGAGTCCTGGAGGGAGCTTCTTGTGGAATGGTATTAGCACTGGAGCAAGGCCAAGAAATTGCAGTTCAGATTGGTGGTATGATGATGTGTCATGCTTAAGCCTTCCATTATACAAGAAGGTAATCTCAGCTATGGAATACCGAGGCGTCAATCAGGACATTATTGTTGGATCCCTTAACCATTATGCCAAAAGGCGTTTACCTGGTCTGAATCGGCGCAAAAGCATTAGCGATGTCAGTAACTGCCTTTCAGTGTCAACTTTAACCGCCATGCCTTCTGAAGAGGAGCAAAGGTATCTTCTTGAGGAGATTGATAGGCTGTTACCTTTCCAAAGGGGTGTTACATCTTGCAAGCTGTTATTTGGCCTTCTGCGCACAGCGATCTTCCTTAAAGCCAGCTCATCCTGCATGTCCAACTTGGAGCGTCGGATAGGTTTGCAGCTTGATAAGGCCACTCTGGAAGATCTTCTAATAACAAACATGTCTGAATCTATTGAAATGCTCTATGATGTGGATTGCGTACATAGGATTCTTGACCATTTCTTGGCAATGGATCAAGAAACTGGTGGAGCTTCTCCTGGCATTGGCGAGGATGGGCACCTATTGGCTTCTCCATCTCTATTGCCGATTACTATGGTTGCTAAGTTGATCGACGGCTACCTAGCTGAAGTTGCACCAGATGCCAACCTAAAGTTGCCAAAGTTTCGGTCTTTGGCTGCTGCCATACCAGACTATGCTCGGCCAATAGATGATGGACTTTATCGCGCTGTTGACATCTATCTGAAG GCTCATCCTCATCTGTCGGAATCGGAGAAGGAGGAGCTTTGCCGGGTGATGGACTGCCAGAAGCTCTCCCTGGAGGCTTGCACCCACGCGGCGCAGAACGAGCGTCTCCCCCTGCGGGTCATCGTGCAGGTCCTCTTCTTCGAGCAGCTGCAGCTCCGGAGCTCCATCGCCGAGTGCCTCATGATCTCCGAGAACCTCGAGGGCGGATCGAGGCAGCTCGGCATGCCAACCTCTAGTGAGCAAcaccgtggcggcggcggctggcccCTGGCCGCCAGGGAGAACCAGGCCCTGCGCGAGGGCATGGACGGCATGAAGCAGCGGGTGGCCGAGCTGGAGAAGGAGTGCTCCACCATGCGGGAGGAGATCGCGAGGCTGGGCCGCAGCAGGAGCACCGGCAAGAGCAGGCTGTTCTCCCTTGGCGCGAAGCCGCAGATCTGCAGCACCGCCAAGGATGCTGCCCCTGCGAAGGCGGCAACGTCGAGCGACGACGACAAGCTGGCCGTGGTGAAAGCTGATGCCACACCCCGGCTGAAGCTGAGCAGACACAAGAAGAACCTGTCCATAGAGGCCTAG